In Candidatus Neomarinimicrobiota bacterium, the genomic window ATGGACCATATCATCTCTGTTGAGATCCTGAACAACTTTCAATAGCTCGTCCTGAGAAGTTGTCGCATCCAGTCTAAGTACCTGAGAATTGAATCCCAGCTTGGCACTCTGTCGCTCTTTAGATCTCACATAAACCTGAGAGGCGGGATCCTCCCCAACCAGCACTGCTGTTAATCCAGGCTTGATTCCCTTTTCAGCAAGTTTCTCGATTCGACCCTTAAGGTCAGACTTAACGGCCAGGGACACTTCTTTTCCACTGAGGATAAGCGGACTATTTGGCAAGTGCAGTACTCCTTGATTCTCTAATCACGACTACTTTGATCTGACCTGGATAGGTCATTTCTGCTTCTATGCGTCCGGCAATTTCCATGCTCAATGATTGTGCTCTCGTGTCATCAATCTTGTCACTTTCAACCATAACCCTGACTTCACGGCCAGCCTGGATAGCATATGATTTGGAAACACCGTCAAAACCTGTTGCAATGCCTTCAAGATTCCGAAGTCGTTTTATATAGCTCTCCAGTGTATCACCACGAGCGCCACGTCTGGAACCACTTATGGCATCTGCGGATTGAACAAGCGCTGAAATGGGTCCTGTCATAGGCACTTCTTCATGGTGAGATTCAATAGCGTTAATAACGGCTTCTGGTTCACCATACTTGCGGGCATACTCCCCGCCAATCAAGGCGTGGGTGCCGTCGGTATTCCTGTCAATTGCTTTCCCTAAATCATGGAGAAACCCAGCACGTCTGGCCATTACGCCATCCAGGCCTAATTCTGATGCCATGAGACCGGTTAACCAACCTACCTCAATACTGTGCTTCAAGATATTCTGTCCATAACTTGTCCGATATTTAAGCCGACCAATAAGCTGCATAATTTGAGCATGGAATGCTGGCAAATGTAATTCTGCCAGAGCCTCCTCTGCTGCAACCCGCATCTCCTCGTCCACTTCGGCTGTCGCTTTTGCAATCATTTCTTCAATTCGTGCGGGGTGAATACGTCCATCCTGAACCAGATTTGTCAGGGCTACCCGGGCAATCTCCCGACGGACGGGATCAAAACCTGAAAGCACAACTGCCTCAGGAGTATCGTCAACAATGAGCTCAACACCAGTAAGCTGTTCGAAGGTACGGATGTTTCTTCCTTCACGTCCAATGACCCGACCCTTCATCTGATCCGAAGGTAATTCCACAACTGAAACGGTTGATTCTGCTGTATGATCTGCAGCAGATCTTTGGATGGCAGAAATGACAATTTTATTCGCTTCCT contains:
- the rny gene encoding ribonuclease Y, producing MDFSQFLPLIAVILGFGIAIPLVSYSFKQNARNAGMLAEQILATAEKDAISIKKEKELEARDEAISIIHQAEDEAKVKLQEVRESQKNISNREIKLDNKSEALDRKEVEIRKVEAQVSQSLSEIEAEKQRYEDILKEENEKLERIARMTQEEAKNSLIENLKEVAHAEGAVVAKQIRETAISNATKEANKIVISAIQRSAADHTAESTVSVVELPSDQMKGRVIGREGRNIRTFEQLTGVELIVDDTPEAVVLSGFDPVRREIARVALTNLVQDGRIHPARIEEMIAKATAEVDEEMRVAAEEALAELHLPAFHAQIMQLIGRLKYRTSYGQNILKHSIEVGWLTGLMASELGLDGVMARRAGFLHDLGKAIDRNTDGTHALIGGEYARKYGEPEAVINAIESHHEEVPMTGPISALVQSADAISGSRRGARGDTLESYIKRLRNLEGIATGFDGVSKSYAIQAGREVRVMVESDKIDDTRAQSLSMEIAGRIEAEMTYPGQIKVVVIRESRSTALAK